GGGGGCTGGGTGGTTGGACCACAGGGAACTTCTTCCCcgttgccacagccacacggTGGCTGGGTGGTTGGTTCTGCTGTGATGCCAGGCGACGTGGCGTCAGACGGTGACCAGGTGCTGCAGGTAGGCTGGCAGTCCACTATCGGGGGCTGGGTGGTTGCATCACAAGGCTCCTCTTCCTcgttgccacagccacacggTGGCTGGGTGGTTGGTTCTGCTGTGGTGCGTGTCGTGCCAGGCGACGTGGCCTCAGAGGGTGACCAGGTGCTGCAGGTGGGCTGGCAGTCCACTATAGGGGGCTGGGTGGTTGCACCACAAGGCTCCTCTTCCTCGTTGCCATTGGAGCAATCACAGTCTTCCGACGAATCGCTGTTGTCGTCGACGTTGGTTGGTCCCCTGCCTAAACATGTTCTTGGTCTTCTCTTTGAGCACTTGGAGGCAGAGGCCTCGAAGAGGGCCCCGGCCACAATCAGTCCCATCAGCCAGAGAAAGCGCATCTTGCATACTGCTGCCGGAGAGCCCCAATGCATCTTCTATATATACGCAGAGGTGCAGACGACGATCCCTGGGTCTTGGCCCTACccaaagccacagccattCGTAGGTGTCGGTCGGGTGATGGCCTtccacaaatatttgtttgttggaAAGGTCTGTTCTTCCATTTTTGGCTCGCTCCACGCGCTTTACTTAGCGCgttcttatttttattttagctgaaattatttttatttttggtttcgtTGAAGTTTACTTAGCGACATCTGGTTATTACCATATTGATTGAGTTTAggtttgcttttctttcggGTTCTTCGAATTATTCGTTCAATTACGCATTTTGTTGTGTGGATCTCACCCTCAAAGAGAAGATCGTTGCTTACTATATCTATACTATATGGGAATGAGAGGATTTGCGATAGCTGCAAGGATTTTCTACTTTCtcaaaaatataatacaagTTATAACATTTTTTCTTTGAATTGAATACAAGATTTACGCGTGTATTGATCAAAGTTGCTATCGCCAGAGCCTGAAGTGTCAAGTATAGTCACATCTCCAGAGCAATCACCTTTCTATTGTTTCGGGGCCCGAGCCCGACCTTCGCGTGGGCAAACAGACTTTTGGCAATCGACATTGGACTATAAAATGCGGCGAAAGCGATTAGACGATTGTCAGAATACGGAGCGAACTGTGTGAGAATGAAGTACGACAAGCGATCCCTGCTGCTAGCCCTCCTCTGCCTGGGCATGTGCTTGGCCCTGGTGGTCGGCCAGGAGCTGGACGATATTTCCGAGGGCGAAGAGGACAGTGGCTCCTCCACCGATGTGGGTGGTGCCGATCAGTCGGGTGGAGACAACGGCACAGATGTGACAGACGATGGTGGCAGCAGCTCCGATGTGGACGATGGCTCTGCGGATGGGGAAGACGATTCGGAGGCAgctcctccaccgccaccaccaccgccgcccaagaagaagaacaacaacaggaaGAAGGCTGGCAACAGgcgcggcaacaacaacagagccAACAACAAGAGGACCGCTGCCCGGAAgcgcaacaacagcagcgccaggaagaccaacaacaacaacaacaggaggAGTGCTGCTCGttccaccagcaacaacaatagaaTCAAACGTCGCGCCAACAACAACGCCAGAAGAACCCGGGGTTAGGGGTTCGGTGTTCGGTTCTCCAtcatcaacaacagcaacaaaaacaacaacaacataagagtatatgcaaaataaattttttttttatgatttaatcaattcttttttagtttttttttttattgttttgaaGAGCATTGACCGATGTCCAAAAAATAATCGAAATTCGTTCAAATGGAAAGCGGATATGCACATGCTCAAAGTGgcagaaagaaaataaaaatagagaAGTCGATGGAGTATAAGTCCCCACAAACAGTTCAATTATCCACAACGTTTTCGGAGGGCTATCATCATAAGTTATTCAGGTCCTTGTCAGCACAAAGCCCCAGAACGCACACAGACCAATACATGGAtgcatagatacatacatagatactcgtattgtATCCAAAATccacaaataaaatcaacTTGAACATCTTTTCTTTGCCTGTCTGCAGCAACCTGAACCTGAAACCCGTGTGGTGGTAACTGAAAGTTTTGTCACTTAACTTTTGTAATTCGATTAAGTCTCGACTAGCtggaaattgatttcattgTGAGTCGCTAATTGCCCCCaacccaccaccaccaccaccaccacccccaccctgTTTATTGGGCTAACTTTTCAGTTAGTTAAAGTTGTTGATTTTCTAGTTTGGTTACGCCCACGAGACGGGGACGGAGACAGggacggggacagggacagagacggGGCGTATTCGCAAACAGCTTGACaatgagagtgagagtgacaGTGGgtgtggaagtggcagtggcagtggcagtggaagcgGTAGTAATAGCCACGTTGTGCTGCTGGCTTTTGTCTGACGTGCTTGGGTGTATGGTAATTTAATAACAACCTGGGGAACATTTGTGCAAACGTTGCCAAAATGCCAGCGAGACAATTGGACTCGTTTGTTTCTGATTATTTtgcaaatacatttaattttgttgtttcatttattATCTTTGCGAAGGCCAGACACTGGTAGATTGTGGGTCTTTAATTTGCAAAAAGATTGCCAAAAACTGCCTCTCAAAACAATTTAGAAGATATCCAGCTGTGTAAGTTTCAGGCGGTACCCAAATTTGCGGCTTCCTTTGGGGATTCAATGGGGAATGGCAAATAGCTTGTCTATCGCCTCAGTGGAATTTTCTTCTTCGCAGTCAGATTTCTCGGCAAGAAAACCTCATTGCAATGCATTTAATGCACAtgtattattataattattcgCCAGGGCCTTGTAGGCACTGCCCCTCAGATTGGCCCCTGAACCATCGGAACGATCGGTTGGGGCCGCATTGTAGACGACCTCTGAGAGGACGATTAGTGCAAAGCTCCGACTCCAGGCCTTCAGAAAGCAGTCGACCAGCGGTGGCAGATGTCTCTGGTCGATGGCCGACCATGGCTCCGGAGCGACCCAATGTTCTCCTCGATGAACGGCTGAACATGACCCTCGATTTCGTGCCCGCAACAGGTGGTCGGCCTCGTGAAGCACACAGACGCAGACTCCAGGCATCCACATCCTCGCACACGTCCTGTTTGATTAGCATAGTGCATAGTACTTGAAAGGACGTGCTGGTGCAAGCCGCTTGTCCATGGCTTCCTTGGCCACGATGCCGGCCGACCATAACTTG
The sequence above is a segment of the Drosophila pseudoobscura strain MV-25-SWS-2005 chromosome X, UCI_Dpse_MV25, whole genome shotgun sequence genome. Coding sequences within it:
- the LOC6901299 gene encoding salivary glue protein Sgs-4-like, which gives rise to MRFLWLMGLIVAGALFEASASKCSKRRPRTCLGRGPTNVDDNSDSSEDCDCSNGNEEEEPCGATTQPPIVDCQPTCSTWSPSEATAEPTTQPPCGCGNGEEVPCGPTTQPPISDCQPTCCTWSPPVTPLPDTSPGTTCTTAEPATQPPCGCGKTRVRKHGRRKSCG